One window of the Hippoglossus hippoglossus isolate fHipHip1 chromosome 9, fHipHip1.pri, whole genome shotgun sequence genome contains the following:
- the LOC117768038 gene encoding AP2-associated protein kinase 1-like isoform X4, giving the protein MKKFFDSRRELVSTGPGSGAGGGGAGSGGGGSFIGRVFSIGRYQVTVEEIVAEGGFAIVFLVRTHQGVRCALKRMYVNDEDDLQVCKLEIQIMRDLVGNKNIVGFLDSSITAVGAGDVWEVLILMDFCRGGQVVNLMNQRLQTGFTEPEVLQIFCDTCEAVTRLHQCKSPIIHRDLKVENILLHDRGHYVLCDFGSATNHFQNPQTEGVPVVEDEIKKYTTLSYRAPEMVNLYGGKVITTKADIWAMGCLLYKLCYFTLPFGESQVAICDGSFTIPDISRYSQDMHCLIRYMLEPDPEKRPDIYQVSYFAFKLARRECPVPNVHNLPIPAKLPEPIRASEAVAKKSQTKARLSDPIQTTETSIAPRQRPKAGQAQPQPIGILPIQPALTPRKRPNVAAGGPQAIGVGINVPSPVAAAVQPAPQSSATQATPQTAQTTNMQPQATPQHHQLLAKQQQAFLSLQSNQQHQLGPSLHHQQQKQQPQIASQASTLLQSKAKPVPPVLTLQLQYQLQHVVHETAAPHLTPIPESAVTGPPTDPEMAGRGNIRVGSLTPPSSPKMAPKSGHRRILSDVTHSAVFGVPVSKSTQLLQAAAAEASLNKSKSASTTPSGSPCSSQQSVYHPGEGDVPSAPVAPTTLPSWNPFGDDNFSKLTAEELLNKDFAKLAETAAPGEKITGSSENLIPGLTAFPAMAEVCVDSLIPGLEAPQLIPASIPDSLTGEESLLGCDLLSHSSPHGHQSVSALATSCSSTPSGSSSGSCLEERPPAHSAPDPQEESNDYTVLEGGQETEAPEGDAQTNEDCVHSSEEDEETEVHTEDQQDGGADEGHLAAHDLSGSRPLLLDSEDEDEQGPQLELHSSAHSNIDPTQQPSTTFDQPTPSTFAENHSQHVPEPAQGTDVAADVFSKAPFRFAQEDLADVFANAPFPRGFLDAQQQLDVFSQAPFGKRKEAAGAQPKALHPHVAGVHAVTPDQDALGQVAPQPFRPQALAKYSRHFEGPVPQQLVAAHRVVSNVNRQAAVASVPVGPLHSWTSEVSAVDPFVSAPFHLKAPQEKP; this is encoded by the exons GAGGTTTTGCCATAGTTTTTTTGGTGCGGACTCATCAAGGCGTACGATGTGCGCTAAAAAGGATGTACGTCAACGATGAAGATGATCTGCAGGTCTGCAAACTTGAGATACAGATTATG aGGGACCTTGTGggcaacaaaaacattgttgGTTTCCTGGACTCCAGCATAACGGCAGTTGGAGCTGGCGATGTGTGGGAAGTCCTAATCTTAATGGACTTCTGTCGAG GTGGGCAGGTGGTCAACCTAATGAATCAGCGTTTACAGACGGGCTTCACTGAACCTGAGGTGTTACAGATCTTTTGTGACACATGCGAGGCGGTCACTCGTCTCCACCAGTGCAAAAGTCCCATCATCCATCGAGATCTCAAG GTGGAAAATATTCTTCTGCACGACCGGGGACACTACGTGCTCTGTGACTTTGGAAGCGCCACCAACCACTTCCAAAACCCTCAGACGGAGGGAGTGCCAGTCGTGGAGGACGAAATCAAAAA GTACACCACCCTGTCGTACCGCGCTCCAGAGATGGTCAACCTCTACGGTGGAAAAGTCATCACAACAAAGGCCGACATTTGG GCCATGGGTTGTCTTCTCTATAAACTGTGCTACTTCACACTTCCTTTTGGGGAGAGTCAAGTAGCTATCTGTGACGGCAGCTTCACTATTCCAGACATCTCCCGCTACTCCCAGGACATGCACTGTCTCATTC GATACATGCTGGAACCTGACCCAGAGAAGAGACCAGACATCTACCAAGTTTCCTACTTTGCCTTTAAACTGGCTCGACGCGAGTGTCCAGTCCCAAATGTGCAT AATTTGCCCATTCCTGCAAAACTTcctgagccaatcagagccagTGAAGCAGTGGCCAAAAAGAGTCAAACCAAAGCCAG GCTTTCGGACCCCATTCAAACCACAGAAACCTCAATTGCACCTCGACAAAGGCCCAAGGCTGGTCAGGCTCAGCCCCAGCCTATAGGCATTCTTCCCATCCAGCCCGCTCTCACCCCACGCAAGAGGCCCAACGTGGCTGCTGGAGGGCCCCAGGCCATAG gtGTTGGCATCAATGTCCCATCTCCAGTTGCAGCTGCTGTACAACCTGCTCCACAGTCCTCGGCCACACAGGCTACACCACAGACAGCTCAGACCACCAACATGCAGCCACAGGCCACACCACAGCATCACCAGCTCCTCGCGAAGCAGCAGCAAGCCTTCTTAAGTCTGCAGAGTAACCAGCAG CATCAACTGGGTCCGAGCCTCCATCAccaacagcagaaacaacaaccacaaatagCGTCTCAGGCATCTACCCTGCTGCAGTCCAAAGCTAAACCTGTTCCTCCAGTTCTTACTCTGCAACTGCAATACCAGCTGCAGCATGTAGTCCATGAAACAGCCGCTCCACATCTCACACCCATCCCTGAGTCTGCAGTGACTGGTCCTCCAACTGACCCAGAG ATGGCTGGCCGAGGGAATATCAGAGTTGGCTCTTTGACGCCCCCGTCGTCGCCAAAGATGGCCCCCAAGAGTGGCCACAGACGCATCCTGAGTGATGTCACCCACAGTGCCGTGTTTGGGGTTCCAGTTAGCAAGTCCACTCAGCTACTTCAGGCGGCTGCAGCTGAGGCCAGCCTCAACAAGTCCAA ATCAGCCAGCACTACTCCTTCTGGCTCCCCCTGCTCGTCCCAGCAGAGTGTGTATCATCCAGGTGAAGGTGACGTCCCATCGGCCCCCGTTGCACCCACCACTCTGCCCAGCTGGAACCCCTTTGGGGACGATAACTTCTCCAAGCTGACGGCGGAGGAGCTGCTCAACAAAGACTTTGCAAAGCTAGCTGAGA cTGCTGCCCCGGGGGAGAAGATCACAGGCTCCAGTGAAAATCTTATTCCAGGGCTCACTGCTTTTCCAG CAatggcagaggtgtgtgtggaTTCCCTGATTCCTGGTTTGGAAGCCCCCCAGCTCATCCCTGCCAGCATTCCAG ACTCTCTCACTGGGGAGGAATCTCTGCTGGGTTGTGATCTGTTATCTCACTCTTCTCCTCACGGACACCAGTCTGTTTCTGCTCTCgccacctcctgctcctctaCTCCTTCTGGCTCCAGCTCTGGATCCTGTCTGGAGGAGCGGCCACCTGCTCATTCAGCTCCTG ATCCGCAAGAAGAGAGCAACGACTACACCGTGCTTGAGGGGGGACAAGAGACGGAAGCTCCAGAAGGAGATGCTCAAACAAACGAGGACTGTGTGCACTCCagtgaggaagacgaggagacAGAAGTCCATACGGAAGATCAGCAGGATGGAGGAGCCGATGAGGGTCATTTAGCAGCTCATGACCTCAGCGGCTCCAGACCTCTGCTGCTGGACTCTGAGGACGAAGACGAGCAGGGGCCTCAGTTAGAACTCCACTCATCCGCACACTCCAACATAGACCCAACACAACAACCATCCACTACCTTCGATCAACCTACTCCGAGCACCTTCGCTGAGAATCATTCCCAGCACGTACCCGAGCCAGCACAGGGGACAGATGTCGCTGCAGATGTCTTCTCTAAAGCCCCCTTTCGGTTTGCGCAAGAAGATTTGGCCGATGTGTTCGCCAATGCTCCGTTCCCACGCGGCTTCCTGgacgctcagcagcagctcgatGTGTTCTCTCAGGCTCCCTTcggaaaaagaaaggaggctgcaggagctcAACCCAAGGCGTTGCACCCTCACGTAGCTGGAGTTCACGCTGTAACCCCTGATCAAGATGCGTTGGGACAAGTCGCTCCGCAACCATTCCGCCCTCAAGCTCTGGCCAAATACTCCCGCCACTTTGAGGGACCCGTGCCCCAGCAGCTGGTAGCGGCTCACAGAGTGGTGTCCAACGTGAACAGGCAGGCAGCTGTGGCATCAGTCCCCGTTGGACCTCTTCACTCATGGACATCAGAAGTGAGTGCTGTAGACCCCTTCGTCTCTGCACCCTTTCACCTCAAAGCCCCGCAGGAAAAGCCCTGA